One Dermacentor silvarum isolate Dsil-2018 chromosome 10, BIME_Dsil_1.4, whole genome shotgun sequence genomic window carries:
- the LOC119466591 gene encoding uncharacterized protein LOC119466591 isoform X1 — protein sequence MTGRGEEEEAWRVRVTLYEAQRPHLVSTPESPVGPDQLPLLAHSAANMASQPDGYIRQQSSTESGLDNPFRPDGELSREADTIVSLIKEGKPITPVKGEPDGFFTSQLDGSVTHSSPQQQNQQLQQQANGESKISPAKAPAPVAADRPGTNGSAAPPGVKKGVVEVQHGIVVPPSDSSTVEQVMIKKKPKCKCCVIQ from the exons GaggggtgaggaggaggaggcgtGGCGCGTGCGAGTGACCCTGTACGAGGCCCAGCGACCGCACCTGGTCTCGACGCCGGAGTCGCCCGTCGGGCCAGACCAGCTCCCCCTGTTGGCCCACTCCGCTGCCAACATGGCCAGCCAACCGGACGGATACATCAGGCAGCAGAG CAGCACTGAGAGCGGCCTGGACAACCCGTTCCGGCCCGATGGCGAGCTGAGCCGGGAGGCGGACACCATCGTGAGCCTGATCAAGGAGGGCAAGCCCATCACGCCGGTCAAGGGCGAGCCGGACGGCTTCTTCACCTCCCAACTGGACGGCTCGGTCACCCACTCGTCCCCGCAGCAGCAGAaccagcagctgcagcagcaggcTAACGGCGAGTCCAAGATCTCGCCCGCCAAGGCGCCGGCGCCCGTGGCAGCCGACAGGCCCGGCACGAACGGGTCCGCCGCGCCGCCGGGCGTCAAGAAGGGCGTCGTCGAG GTGCAACATGGCATCGTGGTGCCGCCCTCGGACTCCTCCACCGTGGAGCAGGTGATGATCAAGAAGAAGCCAAAGTGCAAGTGCTGCGTCATCCAGTAG
- the LOC119466591 gene encoding uncharacterized protein LOC119466591 isoform X2, translating to MTGRGEEEEAWRVRVTLYEAQRPHLVSTPESPVGPDQLPLLAHSAANMASQPDGYIRQQSTESGLDNPFRPDGELSREADTIVSLIKEGKPITPVKGEPDGFFTSQLDGSVTHSSPQQQNQQLQQQANGESKISPAKAPAPVAADRPGTNGSAAPPGVKKGVVEVQHGIVVPPSDSSTVEQVMIKKKPKCKCCVIQ from the exons GaggggtgaggaggaggaggcgtGGCGCGTGCGAGTGACCCTGTACGAGGCCCAGCGACCGCACCTGGTCTCGACGCCGGAGTCGCCCGTCGGGCCAGACCAGCTCCCCCTGTTGGCCCACTCCGCTGCCAACATGGCCAGCCAACCGGACGGATACATCAGGCAGCAGAG CACTGAGAGCGGCCTGGACAACCCGTTCCGGCCCGATGGCGAGCTGAGCCGGGAGGCGGACACCATCGTGAGCCTGATCAAGGAGGGCAAGCCCATCACGCCGGTCAAGGGCGAGCCGGACGGCTTCTTCACCTCCCAACTGGACGGCTCGGTCACCCACTCGTCCCCGCAGCAGCAGAaccagcagctgcagcagcaggcTAACGGCGAGTCCAAGATCTCGCCCGCCAAGGCGCCGGCGCCCGTGGCAGCCGACAGGCCCGGCACGAACGGGTCCGCCGCGCCGCCGGGCGTCAAGAAGGGCGTCGTCGAG GTGCAACATGGCATCGTGGTGCCGCCCTCGGACTCCTCCACCGTGGAGCAGGTGATGATCAAGAAGAAGCCAAAGTGCAAGTGCTGCGTCATCCAGTAG
- the LOC119466591 gene encoding uncharacterized protein LOC119466591 isoform X3 — protein MASQPDGYIRQQSSTESGLDNPFRPDGELSREADTIVSLIKEGKPITPVKGEPDGFFTSQLDGSVTHSSPQQQNQQLQQQANGESKISPAKAPAPVAADRPGTNGSAAPPGVKKGVVEVQHGIVVPPSDSSTVEQVMIKKKPKCKCCVIQ, from the exons ATGGCCAGCCAACCGGACGGATACATCAGGCAGCAGAG CAGCACTGAGAGCGGCCTGGACAACCCGTTCCGGCCCGATGGCGAGCTGAGCCGGGAGGCGGACACCATCGTGAGCCTGATCAAGGAGGGCAAGCCCATCACGCCGGTCAAGGGCGAGCCGGACGGCTTCTTCACCTCCCAACTGGACGGCTCGGTCACCCACTCGTCCCCGCAGCAGCAGAaccagcagctgcagcagcaggcTAACGGCGAGTCCAAGATCTCGCCCGCCAAGGCGCCGGCGCCCGTGGCAGCCGACAGGCCCGGCACGAACGGGTCCGCCGCGCCGCCGGGCGTCAAGAAGGGCGTCGTCGAG GTGCAACATGGCATCGTGGTGCCGCCCTCGGACTCCTCCACCGTGGAGCAGGTGATGATCAAGAAGAAGCCAAAGTGCAAGTGCTGCGTCATCCAGTAG